The window CGACCCGGTGACCGGCACGCCGACGGACGTGCTGTGGGTCAAGGGCTCCGGCGGCGACCTCGGCACGCTCAAGGAATGCGGGCTCGCGGTGCTGCGCCTCGACCGGCTGCGGTCCCTGGTGGACGTCTACCCGGGCGTCGAGCGCGAGGACGAGATGGTCGCCGCGTTCGACTACTGCCTGCACGGCCGAGGCGGCGCGGCACCCTCGATCGACACGGCGATGCACGGCCTGGTCGAGGCCCCGCACGTCGACCACCTGCACCCCGACTCCGGCATCGCGCTGGCCACGGCGGCCGACGGCGCGGCGCTGACGAAGGAATGCTTCGGCGACCGCGTCGCGTGGGTGGACTGGCGGCGGCCCGGCTTCCAGCTGGGCCTGGACATCGCCGCGGTCAAGGCGGCCAACCCGCAGGCCATCGGCGTGATCCTCGGCGGCCACGGCATCACGGCGTGGGGTGCCACCTCGGAAGAGTGCGAGCGGAACTCGCTCGACATCATCCGGACCGCCGAGGAGTTCCTGGCCTCGCGCGGCATCGCCGAGCCGTTCGGGCCGGTCGTCCCGGGTTTCGAGGCGCTCCCCGAAACCGAGCGGCACGCGCGTGCCGCGGCCCTGGCGCCGGTGGTCCGCGGGCTGGCCTCGACCGACCAGCGGCAGGTCGGGCACTACACCGACAGCGACGTCGTGCTCGACTTCCTGGCGCGCGAGAAGCTCGCGGCCCTCGCGGCTCTCGGGACGTCGTGCCCGGACCACTTCCTGCGTACCAAGGTCCGGCCGCTGGTGGTGGATCTCCCCGCGACGGCGCCACTGGAGGACGTCGTCGCGCGGCTGAAGGAGCTGCACGGCGAGTACCGCGACGCCTACCGCGCCTACTACGAGCGGCACGCCACCCCGGACTCGCCCGCGATGCGCGGCGCCGACCCGGCGATCGTGCTCGTCCCGGGTGTCGGGATGTTCTCCTTCGGCAAGGACAAGCAGACCGCGCGCGTGGCGGGCGAGTTCTACGTCAACGCGATCAACGTCATGCGCGGCGCAGAGGCCGTTTCCTCCTACGCGCCGATCCCCGAGAGCGAGAAGTTCCGGATCGAGTACTGGGCGCTCGAGGAGGCGAAGCTACAGCGGATGCCGAAGCCCAAGCCTCTCGCCGGGCGGATCGCGCTGGTGACCGGGGCGGCGTCGGGCATCGGCAAGGCCATCGCCCAGCGGCTCGCCGCCGAGGGCGCCTGCGTCGCCATCGCCGACCTCAACGCCTCGGCCGCCGAGGAAACGGCGACCGAGATCGGGAACGCGGACAAGGCGATCGCGGTCACCGCCGACGTCACCGACGCCGACGCGGTCCAGGCCGCGATGGACGCCACCGTGCTCGCCTTCGGCGGGATCGACCTGGTCGTCAACAACGCCGGGCTGTCCATCTCGAAGCCGCTGCTGGAAACCACCGAGCGCGACTGGGACCTCCAGCACGACGTGATGGCCAAGGGCTCGTTCCTGGTCGCGCGGGCGGCGGCCAAGGCGATGATCGATCAGGGCATCGGCGGCGACGTCGTGTACATCTCGTCGAAGAACTCGGTGTTCGCGGGTCCGAACAACGTCGCCTACGGCGCGGCGAAGGCCGACCAGGCCCACCAGGTCCGGCTGCTGGCCGCCGAGCTGGGCGCGCACGGCATCCGCGTCAACGGCGTCAACCCCGACGGCGTCGTCCAGGGCTCCGGCATCTTCGCCGGCGGCTGGGGCGCCCAGCGCGCCGCCGTCTACGGCGTCGAGGAGTCGAAGCTCGGCGAGTTCTACGCCCAGCGGACCATCCTCAAGCGCGAAGTGCTGCCCGAGCACGTCGCGGCCGCGGTGTTCGCCCTCACCGGCGGCGACCTCACCCACACCACCGGCCTGCACGTGCCGGTGGACGCCGGGGTGGCCGCCGCGTTCCTGCGATAGGGAGGATCGGATGACCCTCGACCGCATCACGCCGCGCAAGACCCGCGTCGGGCTCGTTTCCGGCGGGCTCGGCGCCTACTGGCCGCAGTTCCCGTCGCTGCTGCCGCAGCTGGCAGCCTCGGCCCGGCGTGTCGCCGACCGACTGTCCGAAATGGACTGTGAAATCGTCGACGCCGGGTTCGTCTCGGACGCGCAGCAGGGCGCGGCCGCCGCGGAAAAGCTGCGGGTGGCCGGCTGTGACCTGATCGTCGGGTTCCTCACGACCTACCTGACCTCCAGCATGCTGGCGCCGGTCGCGCAGCGCTCGGGCGCGCCGGTGCTGCTGCTCAACCTGCAGCCCACCGAGGCGATGGACCACGAGTCCTTCGACACCGGCGCGTGGCTGGCCTACTGCGGGGCTTGCCCGCTCCCGGAGATGGCCAACGCGTTCCGCCGCGTCGATGTCGAGTTCCGCTCGGTGTCCGGCTACCTCGAGGACGCGCGCGCCTGGACGCGGATCGAGCGCTGGATCAAGGCCGCGGGCGTCCGTGCGGCGCTGCGGCACGGACGGCACGGCCTGCTCGGGCACCTCTACCCGGGCATGATGGACGTCTCCACCGACCCGACCCTGGTGTCCGGCCAGCTCGGCGGGCACGTCGAGATCCTGGAGGTCGACGACCTGCGCGTGCGGGTCGAGAAGGTCACCGACGACGAAACCGCCGCACGCGTCGCCCTGGCGCGCGAAGTGTTCACTGTGGACGAGTCCGTAGTGGACGAAGACTTCGCCTGGGGCGCGCGGGTTTCCGTGGCGCTCGACCGGCTCGTCGAAGACTTCTCCCTCGACTCCCTGGCCTACTACCACCGCGGCCTCGACGGCGAGACCCACGAGCGGGTCGGCGCCGGGTTCATCCTCGGTGCGTCCCTGCTGACCGCGCGCGGCATCCCGGCCGTCGGCGAGTACGAGCTGCGGACGTCCCTCGCGATGCTGGTCATGGACCGCCTCGGCGCGGGCGGCTCGTTCACCGAGCTGCAGGCACTGAACTTCCGCGACAACGTGGTCGAGATGGGCCACGACGGCCCGGCGCACCTCGGCATCAGCGCGCGCAAGCCGCTGCTGCGCGGCCTCGGCGTCTACCACGGCAAGCGCGGCTGGGGCGTGTCGGTGGAGTTCGACGTCAAGCACGGGCCGGTGACGCTGTGCGGGCTCGGGCAGCGGCGCGACGGGACGTTCACGCTCATCGCGTCCGAAGGCACGGTCGTGCCCGGGCCGCTGCTGCGGATCGGCAACACGACCTCGCGCGTCGACTTCGGCTGCGACCCGGGGGAGTGGACCGACGCGTGGTCGGCCAGCGGCATCGCGCACCACTGGGCGCTCGGCACGGGCCACCGCGTCGCCGAGCTGACGGCGGTGGCGGACCTGCTCGGCCTGGAGCTGACCGTGGTGAACCCGTGACGCGGGTGGCGGCCGTCGACCTCGGCGCGTCCAGCGGGCGCGTGATGGCCGGGACCGCCGGGCCCGGCGTGCTGAGCGTCGAGGAGGTGCGGCGCTTCCCGAACGGCGGAATCCCGGCGGGACCGCTGCTGTACTGGGACGTCCTGGGGCTGTACCGCGAAACTCTCGCCGGGATCCGGGAGGCCGGACCGCTCGACGGCGTCGGGATCGACTCGTGGGCCGTCGACTACGGGCTGCTGGACGAGCGGGGCGCGCTGCTCGGCAACCCCGTCCACTACCGCGATCCGCGGACGGACGGAGTCCCCGCCGCGGTGGCCGCGAAGGTCTCCGACCGCGAGCTCTACGACGTCACCGGGGTGCAGCGGCTGCCGTTCAACACGCTGTACCAGCTGGTGTCCGAAGGCGACCGGCTCGACGCGGCGCGGACGATGCTGCTGATCCCGGACCTGCTGAACTACTGGCTCACGGGGTCGATCGGCGCCGAGCGCACGAATGCGTCGACCACGCAGCTCTACGACGTGCGCGCGCGGACCTGGGCGACCTCGCTCGCTTCGCAGGTCGGGATCCCGCCCCGGCTGCTGCCGCCCCTGCGCGATCCCGGCACGGTGGTCGGCACGGCTCGCGAACTGTCCGGGCTGCCGGTGGTCGCGGTGGGCTCGCACGACACGGCGTCCGCGGTGGTCGCCGTGCCCGCCTCGCCGGGGACGAACTTCGCGTACATCTCGTCGGGTACGTGGTCGCTGGCCGGGCTGGAGCTGCCCGAACCCGAACTCGGCGACGCGGCCATGGCGGCGAACTTCACCAACGAGGGCGGCGTCGACGGCACGATCCGCTTCCTGCGCAACGTGATGGGCCTGTGGGTGCTGTCGGAGACGCTGCGGACGTGGTCCACTTCGGACCTTCCCGGCCTGCTTCGCGCCGCGGCGTCGTCGCCCGGGCCGGCGTCGGTCGTCGACATCGACGCCCCGGAGTTCCTGCCACCGGGCGACATGCCGGCGCGTCTTGCGGCCGCCTGCACGGCGACGGGCCAGCGACCGCCGTCCGGCCGGGCCGCGGTGGTCCGGTGCATCTTGGACAGCCTGGCCCTGGCGTACCGCCGCACGCTCCGCCAGGCGGCTTCGCTGACCGGCCGCACCATCGACGTCGTCCACGTCGTCGGCGGCGGCGCGCGCAACGAGCTGCTGTGCCGGTTGACGGCGGACGCGTGTGGCGTGCCGGTCCTGGCCGGCCCGGTCGAGGCGGCGGCGCTGGGGAATGTGCTGGTCCAGGCCCGGGCGCTGGGGGAGGATCTCCCCGACCTGGCGGCGATGCGCGCGCTGGTGCGCGAGACGCAGGAGGTCCGCCGCTACGAGCCGTCCGGCGAGGGCGACTGGGCCGCGGCGGAGGCCCGGCTGGGCAGCCGGGACTCCCTTGGCCGCAACGCCTAGCTCGTCACCGGGCTGCTGCGGCCGCGCTTCAGCTCGAAGAACCCCGGGGTGCCGGTCACGAGCAGCACGCCGTCCCACAGCCGCCCGGCTTCCTCGCCGCGCGGGACCGGGCTGACGACCGGCCCGAAGAACGCGGTGCCGTCGACGTGGATCGCCGGGACGCCGAGGTCCTCGCCGATCGGGTCGAGCGCCGCGCGGTTGCCCTCGCGCAGAGCGGAGTCGAGGTCCGCCGAGTCCGCTGCGTCCGCCAGCGAGGCGGGCAGGTCGACGGCGGCCAGCGCGGCCAGCAGAGTTTCGCGTGAGACCGGCGCCTTGTCACGGTGGAAGCGCGTCCCCATCGCGGTGTAGAGATCGCGCAGCACCTCGTCGCCGTGCGTCCGCGCGGCAGCCAGCGCGACGCGCGCGGGGCCCCAGCGCTCGTCGAGCCAGCCGCGGTACCAGGCGTCCACTTCGCGGCCTTCGTTGTGCAGCGCCAGGCTGAACACGTGGAACCGCGTCCGGACCTCGCGCACCTCCTCCACTTCCAGCAGCCAGCGCGACGCGATCCACGCCCACGGGCACACGGGGTCGAACCAGAAGTCAACAGTTTTCACCCGGCCAACGCTAGGCGCCGGATCGGCCCGGCAGAAGATCCAATTCCGACATGGTGGACCGGGCCAATCAGAGCCAGCCGCGCTCGTCCGCGATCCGCACCGCCTCGACGCGGTTGCGGGCGCCGGTCTTGGTGATCGCCGCCGAGACGTAGTTCCGGACCGTGCCTTCGGACAGGTAGAGCCGCGACGCGATCTCGGCGACCGTGGCGCCGGTCCGGGCGGTGACGAGCACGTCCCGCTCGCGCGCGGTCAGCGGCGACTCGCCCGCGGCCAGCGTGGCCACGGCCAGGGCCGGGTCCACCACGCGCTCGCCGGTCCGCACGCGGCGGATTGCGTCGGCCAGGACGTCGGCCGGGGCGTCCTTCACGACGAACCCGGCGGCGCCCGCGTCCATCGCGCGGCGCAGGTAGCCGGCCCGCCCGAACGTCGTGAGCATGACGACCCGGCAGTCCGGCACCTGCGCGGCGAGCACCGCCGCGGCGGAAAGGCCGTCGAGGCCTGGCATTTCGATGTCCAGCAGCGCGACGTCGGGCCGGTGTTCGCGCGCCGCCGCGACGACCTCGTCGCCGCGGCCGACGGACGCGACCACCTCGAAGTCGTCCTCCAGCGACAGCAGCGCGCACAGCGCCTGGCGGACCAGCTCCTGGTCGTCGGCGAGCAGCAGGCGGATGGTCACAGCGTCACCCGCAGCCGCCAGCCGCGCGGCCGGACCGGTCCGGCGCGGAACTGCCCGCCGGCGGCCTTGACGCGTTCGCGCAGCCCGGCCAGGCCGGAGCCCTCCTCGGGCGTGCCGCCGACGCCGTCATCGACAACCTCCACAGTGGACTCCGAAAGGGTGACCGTGCACCGGGTCGCGCGGGCGTGCCGGGCGACGTTGGTGAGCCCTTCGCGGACCACCCACCCGAACAGCTCCTGCCGCGCCGGGTCCACGACGTCGGTCGCGGTCGGCAGGTCGGCCGTGACGCCGCACGCGCGCAGCAGCTCGCGACCGCGCGCGAGCTCGCCGGCGAGGGTGACCTCCCGGTAGCCCGACACCGCCGCGCGCACGTCCGTCAGCGCCTGGCGGGCGAGTGTCTCGACCGCGGTCATCTCCTCGCCCGCCCGGGTGGCGTCGGCGTCCACGAGCCGCCGGGCCAGGGTGCTCTTGACGGTGATCGCGGTGAGCGAGTGGCCGAGCAGGTCGTGCAGGTCGCGGGCGATCCGGGTCCGCTCGGCCTCGGACGCCAGCCGCGCGACCTCGGCCCGGGCTTCGACGAGCGCGGCGTTGGCCCGGACCGCCTCGGCGAAGGCGTGGACGACCAGCACGGTGAACACGAGCGCGACCGCCTGCGTCCACCCCGCGGTGCCCCACGCCACCCACGGGAGCACCAGCGCCGCGAGCGCCACGACGACCACGAGCGCGCCGGAATGACGCGGAAGCCGCGGCACGGCGAGGGACACGACGACCGCGGCGAGGAAGAACGCCTCGGCGTGGGCGAAGGGGAGTGCGGCGGCGAACAGGACGGCCAACACCCCCAGCAGTGGCCAGAACCGCCGCGGCGCCCGCTGGGCCGCAGCGCGCGCCGCGAGGACGTAGCAGACCACGAAGGCGGCGACGATCACGCACCCGGCGGCCGCGGCGCGCCCGGTCGAGTGCTGCAGCACGCCGGGCACGGTCACCGCCGGGTAGACGAGCATGCCCGCGTCGAGCACCATCACCCGCCAGCCGCGCACCCAGCGCTGCACGTCGGCCG of the Amycolatopsis sp. NBC_01488 genome contains:
- a CDS encoding bifunctional aldolase/short-chain dehydrogenase, giving the protein MTVPEQLIARSNALGADPRNTNYAGGNTSAKGAVTDPVTGTPTDVLWVKGSGGDLGTLKECGLAVLRLDRLRSLVDVYPGVEREDEMVAAFDYCLHGRGGAAPSIDTAMHGLVEAPHVDHLHPDSGIALATAADGAALTKECFGDRVAWVDWRRPGFQLGLDIAAVKAANPQAIGVILGGHGITAWGATSEECERNSLDIIRTAEEFLASRGIAEPFGPVVPGFEALPETERHARAAALAPVVRGLASTDQRQVGHYTDSDVVLDFLAREKLAALAALGTSCPDHFLRTKVRPLVVDLPATAPLEDVVARLKELHGEYRDAYRAYYERHATPDSPAMRGADPAIVLVPGVGMFSFGKDKQTARVAGEFYVNAINVMRGAEAVSSYAPIPESEKFRIEYWALEEAKLQRMPKPKPLAGRIALVTGAASGIGKAIAQRLAAEGACVAIADLNASAAEETATEIGNADKAIAVTADVTDADAVQAAMDATVLAFGGIDLVVNNAGLSISKPLLETTERDWDLQHDVMAKGSFLVARAAAKAMIDQGIGGDVVYISSKNSVFAGPNNVAYGAAKADQAHQVRLLAAELGAHGIRVNGVNPDGVVQGSGIFAGGWGAQRAAVYGVEESKLGEFYAQRTILKREVLPEHVAAAVFALTGGDLTHTTGLHVPVDAGVAAAFLR
- a CDS encoding L-fucose/L-arabinose isomerase family protein, which translates into the protein MTLDRITPRKTRVGLVSGGLGAYWPQFPSLLPQLAASARRVADRLSEMDCEIVDAGFVSDAQQGAAAAEKLRVAGCDLIVGFLTTYLTSSMLAPVAQRSGAPVLLLNLQPTEAMDHESFDTGAWLAYCGACPLPEMANAFRRVDVEFRSVSGYLEDARAWTRIERWIKAAGVRAALRHGRHGLLGHLYPGMMDVSTDPTLVSGQLGGHVEILEVDDLRVRVEKVTDDETAARVALAREVFTVDESVVDEDFAWGARVSVALDRLVEDFSLDSLAYYHRGLDGETHERVGAGFILGASLLTARGIPAVGEYELRTSLAMLVMDRLGAGGSFTELQALNFRDNVVEMGHDGPAHLGISARKPLLRGLGVYHGKRGWGVSVEFDVKHGPVTLCGLGQRRDGTFTLIASEGTVVPGPLLRIGNTTSRVDFGCDPGEWTDAWSASGIAHHWALGTGHRVAELTAVADLLGLELTVVNP
- a CDS encoding rhamnulokinase, producing MAAVDLGASSGRVMAGTAGPGVLSVEEVRRFPNGGIPAGPLLYWDVLGLYRETLAGIREAGPLDGVGIDSWAVDYGLLDERGALLGNPVHYRDPRTDGVPAAVAAKVSDRELYDVTGVQRLPFNTLYQLVSEGDRLDAARTMLLIPDLLNYWLTGSIGAERTNASTTQLYDVRARTWATSLASQVGIPPRLLPPLRDPGTVVGTARELSGLPVVAVGSHDTASAVVAVPASPGTNFAYISSGTWSLAGLELPEPELGDAAMAANFTNEGGVDGTIRFLRNVMGLWVLSETLRTWSTSDLPGLLRAAASSPGPASVVDIDAPEFLPPGDMPARLAAACTATGQRPPSGRAAVVRCILDSLALAYRRTLRQAASLTGRTIDVVHVVGGGARNELLCRLTADACGVPVLAGPVEAAALGNVLVQARALGEDLPDLAAMRALVRETQEVRRYEPSGEGDWAAAEARLGSRDSLGRNA
- a CDS encoding DsbA family protein, with protein sequence MKTVDFWFDPVCPWAWIASRWLLEVEEVREVRTRFHVFSLALHNEGREVDAWYRGWLDERWGPARVALAAARTHGDEVLRDLYTAMGTRFHRDKAPVSRETLLAALAAVDLPASLADAADSADLDSALREGNRAALDPIGEDLGVPAIHVDGTAFFGPVVSPVPRGEEAGRLWDGVLLVTGTPGFFELKRGRSSPVTS
- a CDS encoding response regulator transcription factor yields the protein MTIRLLLADDQELVRQALCALLSLEDDFEVVASVGRGDEVVAAAREHRPDVALLDIEMPGLDGLSAAAVLAAQVPDCRVVMLTTFGRAGYLRRAMDAGAAGFVVKDAPADVLADAIRRVRTGERVVDPALAVATLAAGESPLTARERDVLVTARTGATVAEIASRLYLSEGTVRNYVSAAITKTGARNRVEAVRIADERGWL
- a CDS encoding sensor histidine kinase; translated protein: METTEPADVQRWVRGWRVMVLDAGMLVYPAVTVPGVLQHSTGRAAAAGCVIVAAFVVCYVLAARAAAQRAPRRFWPLLGVLAVLFAAALPFAHAEAFFLAAVVVSLAVPRLPRHSGALVVVVALAALVLPWVAWGTAGWTQAVALVFTVLVVHAFAEAVRANAALVEARAEVARLASEAERTRIARDLHDLLGHSLTAITVKSTLARRLVDADATRAGEEMTAVETLARQALTDVRAAVSGYREVTLAGELARGRELLRACGVTADLPTATDVVDPARQELFGWVVREGLTNVARHARATRCTVTLSESTVEVVDDGVGGTPEEGSGLAGLRERVKAAGGQFRAGPVRPRGWRLRVTL